The following coding sequences are from one Bos indicus x Bos taurus breed Angus x Brahman F1 hybrid chromosome 5, Bos_hybrid_MaternalHap_v2.0, whole genome shotgun sequence window:
- the GRASP gene encoding general receptor for phosphoinositides 1-associated scaffold protein, giving the protein MTLRRLRKLQQKEEAAAAPDPSARAPDSEAAPAAPTPTPASGPPAAAAGPGTPGDELYAALEDYHPAELYRALAVSGGTLPRRKGSGFRWKNLSQSPEQQRKVLTLEKEENQTFGFEIQTYGLHHREEQRVEMVTFVCRVHESSPAQLAGLTPGDTIASVNGLNVEGIRHREIVDIIKASGNVLRLETLYGTSIRKAELEARLQYLKQTLYEKWGEYRSLMVQEQRLVHGLVVKDPSIYDTLESVRSCLYGAGLLPGSLPFGPLLAAPGGSRGGARRTGGDSDDAVYHTCFFGGAEPPAPPPPPPPPLARLPGPGAADASAPGSRAMLSRSASVRCAGPGGGGGGAPSALWTEAREQALCGPGLRKTKYRSFRRRLLKFIPGLNRSLEEEESQL; this is encoded by the exons ATGACCCTTCGCCGACTCAGGAAGCTGCAGCAGAAAGAGGAGGCGGCGGCCGCCCCAGACCCCTCCGCTCGGGCTCCTGACTCGGAAGCCGCTCCCGCCGCTCCGACCCCGACCCCGGCCTCGGGCCCCCCTGCTGCAGCCGCCGGCCCTGGGACCCCCGGGGACGAGCTGTACGCAGCGCTGGAGGACTACCACCCCGCCGAGCTGTATCGCGCGCTCGCGGTGTCCGGGGGCACCCTGCCCCGCCGAAAG GGCTCAGGATTCCGCTGGAAGAACCTCAGCCAGAGTCCTGAACAGCAGCG gaaAGTGCTGACTTTGGAGAAGGAGGAGAACCAGACCTTTGGCTTTGAGATCCAG ACGTATGGCCTTCACCATCGAGAGGAGCAGCGTGTGGAGATGGTGACCTTTGTCTGCCGGGTTCATGAGTCCAGCCCTGCCCAGCTGGCGGGGCTCACACCAG GGGATACCATTGCCAGCGTCAACGGCCTGAATGTGGAAGGCATCCGACATCGGGAGATTGTCGACATCATTAAGGCATCTGGCAACGTTCTCAG ACTGGAAACTCTGTACGGGACATCAATTAGGAAGGCGGAACTGGAGGCTCGTCTGCAGTACCTGAAG CAAACCCTGTATGAGAAGTGGGGAGAATACAGGTCCCTGATGGTGCAGGAGCAGCGGCTGGTGCATG GTCTCGTGGTGAAGGACCCGAGCATCTATGACACGCTGGAGTCGGTGCGCTCCTGCCTGTACGGCGCGGGCCTGCTCCCGGGCTCGCTGCCCTTCGGGCCTCTGCTGGCCGCCCCGGGAGGCTCCCGCGGGGGAGCGCGGCGGACCGGGGGCGACTCAGACGATGCAGTCTATCACACGTGCTTCTTCGGGGGCGCTGAGCCGCCtgcgcccccgccgccgccgccgccgcccctcgCGCGCCTGCCGGGACCGGGCGCGGCGGACGCTTCGGCCCCGGGGTCCCGGGCGATGCTGAGCCGCAGCGCCAGCGTGCGGTGCGCGGGccccgggggcggcggcggcggcgcgcccAGCGCGCTCTGGACTGAGGCTCGCGAGCAGGCCCTGTGTGGCCCCGGCCTGCGCAAAACCAAGTACCGCAGCTTCCGCCGGCGGCTGCTCAAGTTCATCCCCGGACTCAAtcgctccctggaggaggaggagagccagctgtag